A portion of the Sphingorhabdus pulchriflava genome contains these proteins:
- the gspL gene encoding type II secretion system protein GspL produces MNRLALIVLFPDYQAEALQLWSLTEDGLVPDETPVGEGQGLPVIALVAPEHVVVRWHEYDGLASRQAEAAARLDAASASINAAALHVAAQERNGAVVSGSMDSVVFARGLDRLKVGGIDPDHVWPLGLVLPADAEHIVRADLGDAITLRSGTHMFPDEPALTALISGERPVHEISQSELAGYLRAAISEPPLDLRSGRFAKKNARKGLDRNKLKLAAVIFAVGLLCSLLLALVTWFKVDRAIAREDERALIAARKIVPGINSAAEATVKIEQMLGSRGGGQRAFTIPASALWRSLQQAEGASLRDLRYGSDKLLSATVTAATVDPVNRLLLDLQRQGYKVTATPRQEANGITAVAITVRAP; encoded by the coding sequence ATGAACAGGCTCGCGCTAATCGTCCTGTTTCCTGACTATCAGGCCGAAGCCCTCCAGCTATGGTCACTAACCGAGGATGGACTGGTCCCGGACGAAACGCCCGTTGGTGAAGGCCAAGGCCTGCCAGTGATCGCGCTTGTAGCGCCCGAACATGTTGTGGTCCGCTGGCATGAATATGACGGGCTGGCGTCGCGGCAGGCTGAGGCGGCGGCGCGACTGGATGCCGCTTCGGCTTCGATCAACGCCGCTGCACTCCATGTTGCGGCGCAAGAGCGTAATGGCGCGGTGGTTTCGGGGAGCATGGATAGCGTCGTCTTCGCCCGCGGGCTGGATCGGCTGAAGGTCGGCGGCATTGATCCCGATCATGTCTGGCCGCTTGGGCTTGTCCTCCCTGCCGACGCTGAACACATTGTCCGCGCCGATTTGGGCGATGCGATTACCCTGCGTTCGGGGACGCACATGTTTCCAGACGAACCGGCTTTAACCGCTTTGATATCTGGCGAACGACCGGTCCACGAAATCAGCCAGTCCGAACTCGCTGGATATTTGCGCGCAGCAATTTCCGAACCGCCTCTCGATTTGCGTTCAGGTCGCTTTGCAAAAAAGAACGCCCGCAAGGGATTGGATCGTAACAAGCTAAAGCTTGCCGCAGTCATCTTTGCTGTCGGACTGCTATGCAGTTTGCTGTTGGCGTTGGTCACCTGGTTCAAAGTCGACCGCGCTATCGCACGGGAAGACGAAAGGGCATTGATCGCGGCGCGTAAGATTGTACCGGGTATCAACAGTGCCGCCGAGGCGACTGTTAAAATTGAACAAATGCTCGGCTCGCGCGGTGGTGGACAACGGGCTTTCACCATCCCCGCATCGGCCTTATGGCGCTCATTGCAGCAAGCCGAGGGGGCCAGTCTGCGCGATTTGCGCTACGGTTCGGACAAGCTGCTGTCGGCTACAGTGACGGCGGCTACCGTCGATCCGGTCAACCGGCTGCTGCTCGACCTGCAAAGGCAGGGCTATAAGGTGACCGCAACGCCGCGACAGGAAGCAAATGGTATTACGGCCGTGGCCATCACGGTGAGGGCACCATGA
- the gspM gene encoding type II secretion system protein GspM → MIDKLAIWFEALSLREKILVGVAAFLSLLLAAIYGIYFPLTTSIYEKRVEYREALERRVAIEAMVTQANQKQNVAVVATISSPLEQVVNQRATEAGFTLEKADAAGNGRVSITMAQARPAALMKWLAQLELDGIVADQIEVKAGSAGTVSVNATLARGVQ, encoded by the coding sequence ATGATCGATAAACTGGCAATCTGGTTCGAAGCGCTGTCGCTGCGTGAGAAAATACTGGTTGGCGTGGCGGCTTTCTTGTCTTTGCTGTTGGCAGCAATCTACGGAATCTACTTCCCGCTCACGACCTCAATCTACGAAAAGAGGGTGGAGTATCGCGAGGCGCTTGAAAGGCGGGTTGCGATTGAGGCTATGGTGACGCAGGCGAACCAGAAGCAAAATGTTGCAGTGGTCGCCACCATCTCTAGTCCGTTGGAGCAGGTGGTAAACCAGCGCGCAACCGAAGCGGGTTTCACCCTCGAAAAGGCTGATGCCGCAGGCAATGGTCGTGTCAGCATTACAATGGCACAGGCCCGGCCTGCCGCCCTTATGAAATGGCTAGCCCAACTTGAACTTGATGGCATCGTTGCTGACCAGATTGAGGTGAAGGCGGGAAGCGCGGGCACGGTTTCGGTCAATGCGACACTGGCGAGAGGCGTACAATGA
- the gspN gene encoding type II secretion system protein N has protein sequence MRPSRRFYYAAATLFAIAAIALMPLRWIVGASIPEKSMLAASGADGTIWSGRVYDVQLGKLGIGTLDAGIQPLALFLGRGGFWFEQPATAGLPGFRGQVSKGLGSVSAEGWNGSVPVAEILPGFPTAQLEFDNVSVSYSAGKCRTASGSVRLKPEGPLFAALGVDAGLMGRVRCEAGDLLLPLASASAMERVELRISADGRYRATVQLQQPGAEIAPMLSLAGFAPIAGGYRKSGKGRFW, from the coding sequence ATGAGGCCATCACGGCGCTTTTATTATGCCGCGGCTACGTTGTTCGCGATCGCGGCGATTGCCTTGATGCCTCTGCGCTGGATCGTCGGAGCATCCATTCCGGAGAAATCGATGCTCGCAGCATCGGGGGCAGACGGCACAATCTGGTCGGGCCGCGTCTATGACGTGCAGCTGGGGAAGCTGGGCATCGGCACATTGGACGCCGGTATTCAACCGCTGGCCCTATTCCTAGGCCGGGGCGGTTTCTGGTTCGAGCAACCGGCGACTGCAGGGCTGCCAGGCTTTCGGGGTCAAGTCTCCAAGGGCCTTGGCAGTGTTTCTGCAGAAGGATGGAATGGCAGCGTTCCGGTGGCCGAAATCCTGCCCGGTTTCCCGACGGCGCAGCTTGAATTTGACAATGTCTCGGTATCCTATTCGGCCGGCAAATGTCGCACGGCAAGTGGCAGCGTTCGGCTAAAGCCCGAAGGCCCCTTATTTGCGGCGCTTGGTGTCGACGCGGGGTTGATGGGCCGGGTGCGGTGTGAGGCGGGCGATCTGTTGCTGCCGCTGGCCAGCGCATCTGCAATGGAACGGGTGGAGCTGCGCATATCGGCTGACGGTCGTTACCGCGCAACGGTGCAACTGCAACAGCCCGGCGCGGAAATTGCGCCGATGCTTTCGCTGGCTGGATTTGCGCCTATCGCCGGCGGCTACCGCAAATCGGGTAAGGGCCGGTTCTGGTAG
- a CDS encoding prepilin peptidase — MQLLASLGSPTLAMLAAVVGAIIGSYIGVLVLRWPAGEPTVSGRSRCDTCQRQLAWFDLVPLFSFLILRGRCRYCKAVIDPVQAFAEWAGAILCGLAFHLLPIESAAVCALLFLMLLPLALLDARHFWLPDRLVIALALLGLLLGGIPSGGVELTMRLLAAALAFVALESLRRLFRNVRGREGMGAGDPKLFAALALWLSPYDMPLLILIASTLGIALALFTVARRRSMQQMPFGSLLAAAVVVLVLVRL; from the coding sequence TTGCAGCTCCTCGCATCATTGGGTTCGCCGACACTTGCAATGCTCGCTGCCGTGGTCGGGGCGATCATCGGCAGTTATATCGGAGTGCTGGTACTGCGATGGCCAGCGGGTGAACCAACGGTTAGCGGACGTTCGCGCTGCGATACTTGCCAGCGCCAACTGGCATGGTTTGATCTGGTACCTTTATTTTCGTTTCTGATCCTGCGGGGCAGGTGCCGATATTGCAAAGCTGTGATCGACCCCGTGCAGGCATTTGCCGAGTGGGCAGGCGCGATCCTTTGCGGGCTGGCTTTTCACCTTTTACCTATCGAGAGCGCGGCCGTTTGCGCGCTTTTGTTTCTGATGCTGTTGCCGCTGGCACTGCTTGACGCACGCCATTTCTGGTTGCCCGACCGCTTGGTCATCGCTCTGGCGCTGCTTGGCCTGCTGCTCGGCGGAATACCATCAGGCGGTGTCGAGCTGACGATGCGCCTATTGGCTGCCGCATTGGCATTTGTTGCGCTCGAAAGCCTCCGCCGATTGTTCCGCAATGTTCGGGGTAGAGAGGGGATGGGGGCTGGCGATCCCAAATTGTTCGCAGCTCTCGCGCTGTGGCTATCGCCTTACGATATGCCGCTGCTAATCCTGATAGCGTCGACACTGGGGATAGCACTCGCCCTGTTCACAGTAGCCAGAAGGCGGTCGATGCAGCAAATGCCATTCGGTTCGCTGCTGGCCGCTGCTGTTGTGGTTTTGGTGTTGGTTCGTCTTTAG
- a CDS encoding glycosyltransferase family 4 protein — protein sequence MRIAIATDAWFPQTNGVVRSLATTVSILQRRGYEIELISPDQFITVPTPGYSEIRLAVAPRFGVRRTLRRYQPDIVHIVTEGPIGWAARSWCIANNVPFTTAFHTRFPDYAAVRTGLSPDRFWPIMRRFHKPSKGVLVSTYRLMDELAQRGISQTKLWSRGIDRELFHPGHDPLEELAHLPRPLLLYVGRVAPEKNIGAFLGAAVAGTKIIVGDGPALADLREQFPEAFFLGALHGEQLARAYCSADVFVFPSLTDTFGLVLIEALACGVPVAAFPVQGPIDILGPSSRGIYDQMDQAAGALDVSLSAAIVKAQGASRKAAAELGASFDWEKCCDQFVDALTDAVASCATTPVEIQTG from the coding sequence ATGAGAATCGCTATCGCCACCGACGCATGGTTCCCGCAGACCAATGGCGTCGTGCGCAGCCTTGCGACCACCGTCTCAATCCTGCAACGCCGGGGTTATGAAATCGAGCTGATCTCGCCCGACCAGTTCATCACTGTTCCCACTCCAGGTTATAGCGAAATCCGCTTGGCTGTTGCGCCGCGATTTGGCGTCCGCCGCACGCTGCGCCGCTACCAGCCGGACATTGTCCACATCGTCACCGAAGGGCCGATCGGATGGGCCGCCCGGTCCTGGTGCATCGCCAACAATGTGCCCTTCACCACAGCCTTTCATACACGTTTTCCGGATTATGCAGCCGTACGCACTGGCTTGTCGCCCGACCGCTTCTGGCCGATTATGCGGCGCTTTCACAAGCCTTCAAAGGGCGTACTGGTTTCGACCTATCGGTTGATGGATGAGCTTGCGCAGCGCGGTATCAGCCAGACCAAGTTGTGGTCACGCGGAATCGATCGCGAGTTGTTTCATCCCGGACATGATCCGCTCGAAGAACTGGCGCACCTGCCGCGGCCGTTATTGCTCTATGTGGGGCGGGTGGCGCCCGAGAAGAATATCGGGGCATTTCTTGGTGCTGCCGTCGCGGGCACAAAGATCATAGTCGGTGACGGCCCTGCACTGGCCGATTTGCGCGAACAGTTTCCAGAAGCGTTTTTCCTCGGCGCGCTGCACGGCGAACAACTCGCGCGCGCTTATTGCAGCGCCGATGTCTTCGTCTTCCCCAGCCTGACTGACACATTCGGACTCGTCTTGATTGAAGCTTTGGCCTGTGGTGTGCCGGTGGCTGCGTTCCCCGTGCAAGGGCCGATCGACATATTGGGGCCTTCTTCGCGCGGCATCTATGACCAGATGGATCAGGCCGCAGGCGCGCTGGATGTCTCGCTGTCCGCCGCTATCGTCAAGGCACAGGGCGCGTCGCGAAAGGCCGCTGCAGAACTGGGCGCCAGCTTTGACTGGGAGAAATGCTGTGACCAGTTTGTCGACGCGCTGACAGACGCGGTAGCATCATGTGCGACGACACCAGTCGAAATTCAAACAGGCTAG